Proteins co-encoded in one Minwuia thermotolerans genomic window:
- a CDS encoding division/cell wall cluster transcriptional repressor MraZ, whose protein sequence is MKFFLGTYVRKVDRNGRVSIPAKFRTLLGESDESAEVHIFRSRHDDNVLIGCGDAFLEKLFERLEREDPTSQAYEDISYSIFGGVSTLTIDGDGRIVLPPELREAVGVEKEIAFVGRGDQFSLMHPDVASGKVEEGRVRSRSAHEGMLSKRGRDE, encoded by the coding sequence ATGAAGTTCTTCCTCGGCACATATGTCCGAAAGGTGGACCGGAACGGGCGGGTCTCCATTCCCGCCAAATTCCGCACGCTGCTGGGCGAGAGTGACGAGTCCGCCGAAGTTCACATCTTCCGCTCGCGCCACGACGACAACGTCCTCATCGGCTGCGGCGACGCCTTTCTCGAAAAGCTTTTCGAGCGGCTGGAGCGGGAAGACCCCACCAGCCAGGCCTATGAAGACATCAGCTATTCCATCTTCGGCGGGGTCAGTACGCTGACCATCGACGGCGACGGCCGCATCGTCCTGCCGCCCGAACTGCGCGAAGCGGTCGGCGTGGAGAAGGAGATCGCCTTCGTTGGCCGGGGCGACCAGTTCTCGCTGATGCATCCCGACGTCGCCTCCGGCAAGGTCGAGGAAGGCCGCGTGCGTTCCCGCAGCGCCCATGAGGGCATGCTGTCCAAGCGGGGGCGGGACGAATGA
- the rsmH gene encoding 16S rRNA (cytosine(1402)-N(4))-methyltransferase RsmH has translation MSAHLPVMLDEVTAALRVRDGGRYVDCTFGLGGYTAHWLASADCRVYAIDRDPDAIAAAEVMAEAHGGRLTPLHGAFGDMETLLRDADAGAVDGVAMDLGVSSPQLDRAERGFSFLRDGPLDMRMSRSGETAADIVNTWEESRLADLFYHYGEERRSRPAARAVVRARDEAPIDTTGRLAEIIAAAIPAPGSRIHPATRVFQALRIAVNDELGELRRGLRGAERVLAEGGRLAVVSFHSLEDRLVKRFLTERSGAEPRGSRHRPEAADGREPSFRLLKRGAIKPGDAEIERNPRARSARLRVAERSAAAPWPPGAGTEDEAA, from the coding sequence ATGAGCGCGCATCTGCCCGTCATGCTGGACGAGGTGACCGCGGCGCTGCGCGTGCGCGACGGCGGCCGCTATGTGGACTGCACCTTCGGCCTGGGCGGCTACACGGCGCACTGGCTGGCCTCGGCTGACTGCCGGGTCTACGCCATCGACCGGGATCCGGACGCCATCGCCGCCGCCGAGGTCATGGCCGAGGCTCATGGCGGACGGCTGACGCCCCTGCACGGCGCTTTCGGTGACATGGAGACCCTGTTGCGGGATGCAGACGCCGGCGCCGTCGACGGTGTCGCCATGGATCTGGGCGTCTCTTCGCCGCAGCTCGACCGCGCCGAGCGTGGTTTCAGCTTCCTGCGCGACGGGCCGCTGGACATGCGCATGAGCCGAAGCGGCGAGACCGCCGCCGACATCGTCAACACCTGGGAGGAATCCCGGCTGGCGGACCTGTTCTACCATTATGGCGAGGAGCGCCGCTCCCGTCCGGCGGCCCGCGCCGTGGTCCGCGCTCGCGACGAAGCGCCCATCGACACCACGGGCCGCCTGGCGGAGATCATCGCCGCCGCCATCCCCGCGCCGGGCAGCCGCATTCATCCGGCGACGCGGGTCTTCCAGGCCCTGCGCATTGCCGTAAACGACGAGCTGGGGGAACTGCGCCGCGGTCTCCGCGGCGCGGAACGCGTGCTGGCCGAAGGCGGCCGGCTTGCCGTGGTGAGCTTCCACAGCCTGGAAGACCGGCTGGTCAAACGCTTCCTGACCGAACGCTCGGGCGCCGAGCCCAGGGGTTCGCGTCACCGCCCCGAGGCCGCGGACGGGCGGGAGCCGTCCTTCCGGCTGCTCAAGCGCGGGGCGATCAAGCCCGGCGACGCCGAAATCGAACGCAATCCGAGGGCCCGGTCGGCGCGGCTGCGGGTGGCCGAAAGGTCCGCAGCCGCGCCGTGGCCGCCCGGCGCGGGCACGGAGGACGAAGCCGCATGA
- the ftsL gene encoding cell division protein FtsL, protein MKGYIAIASVFAGLSVVGGVYEIERRHDAADSHAREIERRIENARREIHVLEAEWSYQTRPSRIEDLAARHLPLKPTAAERILADPAALQTVIDRMGGIVEARSTEALK, encoded by the coding sequence ATGAAGGGCTATATCGCCATCGCTTCGGTGTTCGCCGGTCTTTCCGTCGTCGGCGGGGTCTACGAGATCGAGCGCCGCCATGACGCCGCGGACAGCCACGCCCGTGAGATCGAGCGCCGCATTGAGAACGCCCGGCGCGAGATCCATGTGCTGGAGGCGGAGTGGAGCTATCAGACCCGCCCGTCCCGGATCGAGGACCTGGCGGCGCGGCACCTGCCGCTCAAGCCGACCGCGGCGGAGCGCATCCTGGCCGATCCGGCGGCGCTGCAGACCGTCATCGACCGCATGGGCGGCATTGTCGAAGCCCGATCGACGGAGGCACTGAAATGA
- a CDS encoding peptidoglycan D,D-transpeptidase FtsI family protein, translating into MSRTLFDPAPSAELTGRDLKSRLPSSDAARVRRRLVLLAVAFAIGFFGLSARTVQLSLPAQPLLADAAQASESEAPASASEALPWRKRASIVDRNGGLLAVDLPTHTLLVHKRRVKSIPHLAERLAVALGEDDAAGIRERLESARASVILRRRLTPDQVAAVYRVGDPAIEMLPTVTRNYPAGALTAHVVGFLDGEHRGRAGMERGLETRLHDPAAEPVALSIDLGVQHVVHRELKRAIETFSAIGGAGVVMDVDTGEVISLVSLPDFDANMREAMREDAFFNRATYGRYEMGSTFKAFTTAMALEVGRMRLTDGYDATHPIRYGRFTIRDHHAKARWMTVAEIFMYSSNIGAAKMAVDVGTEAQRRFLGSLGLLDRSPLELPEVIDPQAPARWKELETMTIAFGHGLAVSPMQVAAAMAAMVNGGRHVTPTLLRRGPGNPATEREVISPATSEKLRKLFRLVVAEGTGRQAQAPGYVVGGKTGTAEKPKAGGYSRKAMITSFAGIFPMHDPRYVILIMLDEPKGTKETFGYATAGWNAAPTAGRIIPEIAPILGVRPVAPDDPRVIEALSLPANAERTARRNETL; encoded by the coding sequence ATGAGCCGCACCCTGTTCGATCCGGCGCCCTCGGCGGAACTTACGGGCCGTGATCTGAAGTCCCGGCTGCCCTCCAGCGACGCCGCGCGCGTGCGCCGCCGGCTGGTGCTGCTGGCCGTGGCTTTCGCCATCGGGTTCTTCGGACTTTCCGCGCGGACGGTGCAGCTTTCACTGCCCGCGCAGCCCCTGCTGGCCGACGCCGCCCAGGCGTCGGAGTCCGAGGCGCCGGCGTCGGCATCCGAGGCGCTGCCCTGGCGCAAGCGGGCTTCCATCGTGGACCGCAATGGCGGCCTGCTGGCCGTCGACCTGCCGACCCATACGCTGCTGGTCCACAAGCGGCGGGTGAAATCGATCCCGCATCTGGCGGAACGGCTGGCCGTGGCTCTTGGCGAAGACGACGCCGCCGGGATCCGCGAGCGGCTGGAATCGGCCCGCGCCAGCGTCATCCTGCGCCGCCGGCTGACTCCCGATCAGGTGGCCGCGGTCTACCGGGTCGGCGATCCGGCCATCGAGATGCTGCCAACGGTCACCCGCAACTACCCGGCGGGCGCGCTGACCGCGCACGTGGTCGGCTTCCTGGACGGGGAGCACCGCGGCCGCGCGGGCATGGAGCGGGGCCTCGAGACGCGTCTGCACGATCCCGCCGCGGAACCGGTCGCCCTTTCCATCGATCTCGGCGTGCAGCATGTGGTGCACCGGGAACTGAAGCGGGCCATCGAGACCTTCTCCGCCATCGGCGGCGCTGGCGTGGTGATGGACGTGGACACCGGTGAAGTGATCTCGCTGGTCTCCCTGCCGGACTTCGACGCCAACATGCGCGAGGCGATGCGCGAGGACGCCTTTTTCAACCGCGCCACCTATGGCCGGTACGAGATGGGCTCCACCTTCAAGGCCTTCACCACGGCCATGGCGCTGGAGGTGGGGCGCATGCGTCTGACCGACGGCTACGACGCGACACATCCGATCCGTTATGGCCGCTTCACCATCCGCGACCACCACGCCAAGGCGCGCTGGATGACGGTCGCCGAGATCTTCATGTACTCGTCCAATATCGGCGCGGCGAAGATGGCGGTGGACGTCGGTACCGAAGCCCAGCGCCGCTTTCTGGGCTCGCTCGGTCTCCTGGACCGGTCGCCGCTGGAACTGCCGGAAGTCATCGATCCCCAGGCCCCGGCCCGCTGGAAGGAACTCGAGACCATGACCATCGCCTTCGGGCATGGTCTCGCGGTCTCGCCGATGCAGGTCGCCGCCGCCATGGCCGCCATGGTCAATGGCGGACGCCACGTCACGCCGACGCTGCTGCGGCGCGGACCCGGCAACCCTGCCACCGAACGCGAGGTGATCTCCCCGGCGACCTCGGAGAAGCTGCGCAAGCTGTTCCGGCTCGTCGTGGCGGAAGGCACAGGGCGCCAGGCCCAGGCGCCGGGCTATGTCGTCGGCGGCAAGACCGGCACGGCCGAAAAGCCGAAGGCCGGCGGCTATTCCCGCAAGGCGATGATCACCTCCTTCGCGGGCATCTTCCCGATGCACGACCCGCGATACGTCATTCTCATCATGCTGGACGAGCCGAAAGGCACCAAGGAGACCTTCGGCTACGCCACCGCCGGCTGGAACGCCGCGCCGACCGCCGGTCGCATCATTCCCGAGATCGCGCCCATCCTGGGCGTGCGCCCGGTCGCGCCCGACGATCCGCGTGTCATCGAGGCGCTGTCCCTCCCCGCCAACGCCGAACGGACAGCGAGGCGGAATGAAACTCTCTAG
- a CDS encoding UDP-N-acetylmuramoyl-L-alanyl-D-glutamate--2,6-diaminopimelate ligase, translating into MKLSRLAGGSAGELGDIDIAGLTADSREVRPGFLFAALPGVRHDGTEFVPQAVASGAVAVLAGRSLDAGVPLITGQDPRRCLARMAARFYRSQPETVVAVTGTNGKSSIVWFLRQIWAAAGINAACLGTLGVTTRNGHYPGSLTTPDPVALQRRAAALANDGVTHLALEASSHGLAQRRLDGLRLAAGCFTNLSHDHLDYHSSVEDYLEAKSRLFAELLPKGAPAVICADSEHGATIAGRAREAGLRVVTYGRSGADVAYRVLEADLDGQHLEIDAAGERARVRLPLVGAFQAENAIAAFTLATVLDSGRRGALAALAGLTGAPGRLQPAGRSAGAAAFIDYAHTPEALRAAITALRPHTAGRIVTVFGCGGDRDRAKRAVMGRIAAELSDVAIVTDDNPRTEDAAAIRAEIMAACPGGIEIGDRRRAIVRAVSMLRQGDIALIAGKGHETGQIVGDQVLPFDDLSVTGEAMEALT; encoded by the coding sequence ATGAAACTCTCTAGGCTTGCAGGCGGGAGCGCGGGCGAACTTGGCGATATCGACATCGCCGGACTGACAGCGGACAGCCGGGAAGTACGTCCCGGCTTTCTCTTTGCCGCGCTGCCGGGCGTCCGCCATGACGGGACCGAATTCGTGCCGCAGGCGGTGGCGAGCGGCGCCGTCGCCGTGCTTGCCGGACGCAGCCTGGACGCCGGCGTGCCGCTGATCACCGGTCAGGATCCCCGACGCTGTCTGGCGCGCATGGCAGCCCGATTCTACCGTTCCCAGCCGGAAACGGTCGTTGCCGTGACCGGCACCAACGGCAAGTCCTCGATCGTGTGGTTCCTGCGCCAGATCTGGGCCGCGGCAGGGATCAACGCAGCCTGCCTCGGCACGCTGGGCGTGACCACCCGGAACGGCCACTATCCCGGTTCGCTGACGACACCGGACCCGGTGGCGCTGCAGCGACGGGCGGCGGCGCTGGCCAATGACGGCGTGACCCATCTGGCGCTGGAGGCCTCCAGCCACGGGCTGGCCCAGCGCCGCCTCGACGGGCTGCGGCTCGCCGCCGGCTGCTTCACCAATCTCAGCCACGATCATCTCGACTATCACAGCTCCGTCGAGGATTACCTCGAGGCCAAGTCCCGGCTGTTCGCCGAGTTGCTGCCAAAGGGCGCGCCGGCGGTGATCTGCGCCGATTCCGAACATGGCGCCACGATCGCCGGCCGCGCCCGTGAGGCCGGGCTGCGCGTGGTCACCTATGGCCGGAGCGGCGCCGACGTCGCCTACCGCGTGCTGGAGGCCGACCTGGACGGACAGCATCTCGAGATCGACGCCGCCGGAGAGCGGGCGCGGGTCCGCCTGCCTCTCGTCGGCGCGTTTCAGGCCGAGAACGCGATCGCGGCCTTCACCCTGGCGACCGTCCTGGACTCCGGGCGCCGGGGTGCTCTGGCGGCGCTGGCCGGACTGACGGGGGCGCCGGGCCGGCTGCAGCCGGCCGGCAGGTCCGCCGGCGCCGCCGCCTTCATCGACTACGCGCATACGCCCGAGGCGCTGCGCGCGGCGATTACCGCCCTCCGGCCCCACACGGCGGGCCGCATCGTCACCGTCTTCGGCTGCGGCGGCGACCGCGACCGGGCCAAACGGGCAGTGATGGGCCGGATCGCGGCCGAGCTGTCGGACGTCGCCATCGTGACCGACGACAATCCGCGCACCGAGGACGCCGCCGCCATCCGCGCCGAGATCATGGCGGCCTGCCCGGGCGGAATCGAGATCGGCGACCGCCGCCGGGCGATCGTGCGCGCCGTTTCCATGCTGCGCCAGGGCGATATCGCGCTGATTGCCGGAAAAGGCCATGAAACCGGCCAGATCGTGGGCGATCAGGTGCTTCCGTTCGACGACCTGTCGGTGACGGGCGAGGCGATGGAGGCGCTGACATGA
- a CDS encoding UDP-N-acetylmuramoyl-tripeptide--D-alanyl-D-alanine ligase codes for MIDLWHADEVAAATGGQAAGGWRAGGVSIDSRTVTGGDLFVALAGPNFDGHDYVEDALAKGAAAAMVHRAPAGADPARLVVVGDTLKGLQDLGRAARQRTSAKVLAVTGSAGKTGAKEALRHCLAACGVRVHASDKSFNNHWGVPLTLARMPRDTDYAVLELGMNHPGEISALVEIARPEVALITTIAPAHMAAFESLDAIADAKAEIFEKLGPEGVAVIPADLPQTARLTAAANRAGAGRIVTFGAADAADVRLICAKVKADRSCVRADLAGVEATFCVGLPGEHWVMNALGVLAALQAAGADIGRAAPALARLQPLAGRGAREQVPMRGDRSFTLIDDSYNANPASMRAAFSVLGAAEPAGRGRRVAVLGDMLELGRESGRMHAGLADDLAESGVRLVFLCGPEMARLETAMKHRADVVHAPDSETLAPKVAAAVGDGDVVLVKGSLGSRMAVVVEALKSLGEGGRAAAARG; via the coding sequence ATGATCGATCTCTGGCATGCGGACGAGGTGGCTGCGGCCACGGGAGGGCAGGCGGCCGGCGGCTGGCGGGCCGGCGGCGTCTCCATCGACAGCCGCACCGTGACCGGCGGCGACCTGTTTGTCGCCCTGGCAGGGCCGAACTTCGACGGGCACGACTATGTCGAAGACGCGCTCGCGAAGGGCGCCGCGGCGGCCATGGTCCACCGCGCGCCGGCCGGCGCCGATCCGGCCCGGCTGGTCGTCGTGGGCGATACGCTGAAGGGGCTGCAGGATCTCGGCCGCGCCGCCCGCCAGCGGACCTCGGCGAAGGTACTGGCGGTGACCGGCTCCGCCGGCAAGACCGGCGCCAAGGAGGCGCTGCGCCACTGTCTTGCCGCCTGCGGGGTGCGGGTCCACGCCTCGGACAAGAGCTTCAACAACCATTGGGGCGTGCCGCTGACGCTGGCGCGGATGCCGCGCGACACGGACTACGCCGTCCTGGAACTGGGCATGAACCATCCCGGCGAGATCTCGGCGCTGGTCGAGATTGCCCGGCCCGAGGTGGCGCTTATCACCACCATCGCCCCGGCGCACATGGCGGCGTTCGAATCGCTGGACGCCATCGCCGACGCCAAGGCCGAGATCTTCGAGAAACTCGGTCCGGAAGGCGTCGCGGTCATCCCCGCCGACCTGCCGCAGACCGCACGTCTGACCGCAGCAGCGAATCGGGCGGGCGCCGGTCGGATCGTGACCTTCGGCGCGGCGGACGCGGCGGATGTCCGGCTGATCTGCGCGAAGGTCAAGGCCGACCGCTCCTGTGTCCGCGCCGATCTCGCCGGCGTGGAGGCCACGTTCTGCGTCGGCTTGCCCGGCGAACACTGGGTGATGAATGCGCTGGGCGTGCTGGCCGCGTTGCAGGCTGCCGGCGCCGACATCGGACGCGCGGCCCCGGCGCTGGCGCGGCTGCAGCCGCTCGCCGGCCGCGGCGCGCGCGAACAGGTGCCGATGCGCGGCGACCGATCCTTCACCCTGATCGACGACAGCTACAACGCCAATCCGGCCAGCATGCGCGCCGCCTTCTCCGTGCTTGGCGCCGCCGAGCCGGCGGGCCGGGGCCGCCGCGTCGCCGTGCTGGGCGACATGCTGGAACTGGGCCGCGAATCGGGCCGGATGCACGCAGGCCTGGCCGACGACCTCGCCGAAAGCGGCGTCCGGCTGGTCTTTCTCTGCGGCCCCGAGATGGCCCGGCTGGAGACGGCGATGAAGCACCGCGCCGACGTCGTGCACGCGCCCGACTCCGAGACACTGGCGCCGAAGGTGGCCGCCGCGGTCGGCGACGGCGACGTGGTGCTGGTCAAGGGCTCGCTGGGCAGCCGCATGGCGGTCGTCGTCGAGGCGTTGAAATCCCTGGGCGAGGGCGGCCGCGCAGCCGCCGCCCGCGGCTGA
- the mraY gene encoding phospho-N-acetylmuramoyl-pentapeptide-transferase, giving the protein MLYNLLSPLSEQFLFFNLFRYLTFRTGGAVITALLVCFIVGPYFIRWLRSQPRYAQPIREDGPQGHIVKKQGTPTMGGFLILFSVTVATLLWADLSNQYVWIVMMVTLGFGLVGFVDDYSKVKGGTHRGLPGRLRLGVEFGICLVATVWLALIAPENLSNRLAFPFVKDFMLDLGWFFVPFGMFVIVGTANAVNLTDGLDGLAIVPVMIASATFALIAYVSGHTIFAEYLQINFVPGAGELAVFTGALVGAALGFLWFNAPPAMVFMGDTGSLALGGALGAIAVVVKHEFVLAIVGGLFVLETVSVIVQVASFKLTGRRVFRMAPLHHHFEQKGWEEPTIVIRFWIIALILALIGLATLKLR; this is encoded by the coding sequence ATGCTCTACAACCTCCTCTCGCCCCTCTCGGAGCAGTTCCTGTTCTTCAACCTGTTCCGCTATCTGACCTTCCGGACCGGCGGCGCGGTCATCACGGCGCTGCTCGTCTGCTTCATCGTCGGGCCCTACTTCATCCGCTGGCTGCGTTCCCAGCCGCGCTACGCCCAGCCGATCCGCGAGGACGGGCCCCAGGGCCACATCGTGAAGAAGCAGGGCACGCCGACCATGGGCGGTTTCCTGATCCTGTTCTCCGTCACGGTGGCGACGCTGCTCTGGGCGGATCTGTCGAACCAGTATGTCTGGATCGTCATGATGGTGACCCTCGGCTTCGGTCTGGTCGGCTTCGTCGACGACTATTCCAAGGTGAAGGGCGGCACCCATCGCGGCCTGCCGGGACGGTTGCGCCTGGGCGTCGAGTTCGGGATCTGCCTGGTGGCCACCGTCTGGCTGGCGCTGATTGCGCCGGAGAACCTGTCCAACCGGCTCGCCTTCCCGTTCGTGAAGGACTTCATGCTCGATCTCGGCTGGTTCTTCGTGCCCTTCGGCATGTTCGTCATCGTCGGCACGGCGAACGCCGTGAACCTGACCGACGGGCTGGACGGTCTCGCCATCGTGCCGGTGATGATCGCCTCCGCCACTTTCGCGCTGATCGCCTATGTCAGCGGCCATACGATCTTCGCCGAATACCTCCAGATCAACTTCGTGCCCGGCGCGGGCGAACTGGCGGTCTTCACCGGCGCGCTTGTCGGCGCGGCACTCGGGTTCCTGTGGTTCAACGCGCCGCCGGCCATGGTCTTCATGGGCGACACCGGCAGCCTGGCCCTGGGCGGCGCGCTGGGCGCCATCGCAGTGGTGGTAAAGCACGAGTTCGTGCTCGCCATCGTCGGCGGCCTGTTCGTGCTGGAAACCGTCTCCGTCATCGTTCAGGTGGCCAGCTTCAAGCTGACCGGCCGCCGCGTCTTCCGCATGGCGCCGCTGCACCACCACTTCGAACAGAAGGGCTGGGAAGAGCCCACCATCGTCATCCGTTTCTGGATCATCGCCCTCATCCTGGCGCTGATCGGCCTCGCCACGCTGAAGCTGAGGTGA
- the murD gene encoding UDP-N-acetylmuramoyl-L-alanine--D-glutamate ligase — MIALRGMEGKRIAVLGLGKSGLATVRAARAGGAEVVAWDDSAERRAALKDAPVEAPERIDWAAVDMLVPAPGIPLTHPEPHPAIRAATASGVEIAGDIELFVRACPEARVIGVTGTNGKSTTTALIGHVLTECRVDAEVGGNIGTAALDLEPPKPGTVCVLELSSYQLDLTESLKPKVSVLLNITPDHLDRHGGMAGYVAAKERLFARVGQGDTAVIGVDDDFGADLAQRLADRHDVHVVPVAVGRPLADGVYVLKGQLFDGGLKIMDLAAARALPGAHNHQNAAAAYAACRAIGCRTADIARAIASFPGLPHRIERIGEREGITFYNDSKATNAEAAARALGAFTGIYWIAGGKPKQGGLGPLYPFLDRVRRAYLIGEAEAAFADELEGRVETRRCGTLAAAVETAWSDARQAGSGVVLLSPACASFDQFPNFEARGDAFRAVASFIIERSDAEGAP, encoded by the coding sequence ATGATCGCATTGAGGGGGATGGAGGGGAAACGGATCGCGGTTCTGGGCCTCGGCAAGAGCGGCCTCGCCACTGTCCGGGCCGCCCGCGCCGGCGGCGCCGAGGTCGTCGCCTGGGACGACAGCGCCGAACGCCGCGCTGCGCTGAAGGACGCCCCGGTTGAAGCCCCCGAGCGTATCGACTGGGCCGCCGTCGACATGCTGGTGCCGGCGCCGGGCATACCGCTGACCCACCCCGAGCCGCATCCGGCAATCCGTGCGGCCACGGCGTCCGGTGTCGAGATCGCGGGCGACATCGAGCTTTTCGTCCGCGCCTGTCCCGAGGCGCGCGTGATCGGGGTCACCGGCACCAACGGCAAGTCGACGACGACGGCGCTGATCGGACATGTTCTGACCGAATGCAGGGTCGACGCCGAGGTCGGCGGCAATATCGGCACCGCCGCGCTCGATCTGGAGCCGCCGAAGCCGGGCACGGTCTGCGTCCTGGAGCTCTCCTCCTACCAGCTCGACCTCACTGAATCGCTGAAGCCGAAGGTGAGCGTGCTGCTCAACATCACCCCCGACCATCTGGACCGGCATGGCGGCATGGCCGGCTATGTCGCCGCAAAGGAGCGGCTGTTCGCCCGGGTCGGCCAGGGCGACACGGCGGTGATCGGCGTCGACGACGACTTCGGCGCGGATCTGGCGCAGCGCCTCGCCGACCGCCACGACGTCCATGTCGTGCCGGTCGCCGTCGGCCGGCCGCTGGCCGACGGGGTCTATGTTCTGAAGGGGCAGCTGTTCGACGGCGGGCTGAAGATCATGGACCTTGCGGCGGCCAGGGCGCTGCCGGGCGCGCACAATCACCAGAACGCCGCCGCCGCCTACGCGGCCTGCCGCGCCATCGGCTGCCGGACCGCAGACATCGCCCGCGCCATCGCGAGCTTTCCCGGTCTGCCGCACCGGATCGAACGCATCGGCGAGCGCGAGGGCATAACCTTCTACAACGACTCCAAGGCGACCAACGCCGAGGCCGCGGCACGGGCGCTGGGCGCTTTCACCGGCATCTACTGGATCGCCGGGGGCAAGCCGAAACAGGGCGGACTGGGCCCGCTTTACCCGTTCCTCGACCGGGTGCGCCGTGCCTATCTGATCGGCGAGGCCGAAGCCGCCTTTGCAGACGAGCTGGAGGGCCGCGTCGAGACCCGGCGCTGCGGTACGCTGGCCGCGGCGGTCGAGACCGCCTGGTCCGACGCCCGGCAGGCCGGTTCCGGCGTCGTGCTGCTGTCGCCCGCCTGCGCCAGCTTCGACCAGTTCCCGAACTTCGAGGCGCGCGGCGACGCGTTCCGCGCCGTGGCGTCGTTCATCATCGAACGGTCGGACGCGGAGGGCGCGCCATGA
- a CDS encoding FtsW/RodA/SpoVE family cell cycle protein produces the protein MIGFGRTDRSTLGRWWWTVDKFTLVAFVLLIGIGITLTLAAGPATAHRKGLDHFFFVQRQMIFLAPALAALVGLSILSVAQVRRLAIIGFALAFLATLATLFMGVDVNGATRWLRLGGLSVQPSEFIKPTFVVVTAWLIAAGRREPGGPPGVGISAVLCLLIVGVLALQPDIGMSLVVACVWAAQYFVAGMPMLLVGVLAAAGAGALYGAYHLFEHVRERFDRFLDPSAENYQVHRALEAFEAGGLTGRGPGQGEVKYLLPDGHTDFVFAVAAEEFGALACVVGIALFALIVVRGLMRMRREDDLFVVLCCTGFLAMFGLQAAVNIGVNLNLLPTKGMTLPFISYGGSSLVALSIGAGFLLALMRRQAPGGGG, from the coding sequence ATGATCGGTTTCGGACGCACCGACCGCTCGACCCTGGGCCGCTGGTGGTGGACGGTGGACAAGTTCACCCTGGTCGCCTTCGTGCTGCTGATCGGCATCGGCATCACCCTGACCCTGGCGGCGGGGCCCGCGACCGCGCACCGCAAGGGGCTGGACCACTTCTTCTTCGTGCAGCGCCAGATGATCTTCCTCGCGCCCGCGCTGGCGGCGCTGGTCGGCCTCTCGATCCTTTCGGTCGCCCAGGTCCGCCGCCTTGCCATCATCGGTTTCGCGCTGGCCTTCCTCGCCACGCTGGCGACGCTGTTCATGGGTGTCGACGTCAACGGCGCCACCCGCTGGCTCCGGCTGGGCGGTCTTTCGGTGCAGCCATCGGAGTTCATCAAGCCGACCTTCGTCGTGGTCACCGCCTGGCTGATCGCCGCCGGCCGCCGCGAACCGGGCGGCCCGCCCGGCGTCGGCATTTCCGCCGTGCTCTGCCTGCTGATCGTCGGCGTACTGGCCTTGCAGCCGGACATCGGCATGTCGCTGGTTGTGGCCTGCGTGTGGGCCGCCCAGTATTTCGTCGCCGGGATGCCCATGCTGCTGGTCGGCGTGCTGGCGGCGGCGGGTGCCGGAGCGCTGTACGGCGCCTATCACCTGTTCGAACATGTCCGGGAACGCTTCGACCGGTTCCTCGATCCGTCCGCCGAGAACTACCAGGTCCATCGTGCGCTGGAAGCCTTCGAGGCCGGCGGCCTGACCGGCCGGGGTCCGGGGCAGGGAGAGGTCAAGTACCTGCTGCCCGACGGCCATACCGACTTCGTCTTCGCCGTCGCCGCTGAGGAGTTCGGCGCACTGGCCTGCGTCGTCGGCATCGCCCTGTTCGCCCTGATCGTGGTGCGCGGGCTGATGCGCATGCGCCGCGAGGACGATCTGTTCGTCGTGCTCTGCTGCACCGGCTTCCTCGCCATGTTCGGCCTGCAGGCGGCGGTCAATATCGGCGTCAATCTCAACCTGCTGCCCACCAAGGGCATGACGCTTCCGTTCATCTCCTATGGCGGCTCGTCGCTGGTGGCCCTGTCGATCGGCGCGGGATTCCTGCTGGCGCTGATGCGCCGTCAGGCGCCGGGAGGCGGCGGCTGA